One region of Longimicrobium sp. genomic DNA includes:
- the clpA gene encoding ATP-dependent Clp protease ATP-binding subunit ClpA, whose amino-acid sequence MSSPALRPELEISLHLAVLEAARRGHAYAGLEHLLFALLHDESTAAAVSAAGADVERLKRRVDGFLAEQVKAAHDAPQDSATPTLAFRRVVQQAALHVLRSGRDEVTGTNVLVALFAEDESFAVHFLQEEGVDRLAMMRAAAHGPGRPSTGIARRVEVGADDEVAEEDEERSEPGEALKRFTLSLTRQAAEGKLDPLIGREKEIGRAIHVLARRRKNNPLFVGDPGVGKTALAEGLALKIHGGDVPSILRRAEIYALDMGALLAGTRYRGDFEERLKGVLAELQEREGAILFIDEIHTIVGAGSTSGGSMDASNLLKPALAAGLRCIGSTTYEEHRSHFEKDRALARRFQKIDVPEPSAEETVRILDGLRGRYEEFHRVRYTPESVRAAAELSARYLHDRRLPDKAIDVLDEAGADVRLSTTDEGDNWPSVGEEVVERILASMAQIPPKTVAGSDRERLRTLEAELKRRVFGQDAALEQLAAAIKLSRAGLREPRKPIGSFLFTGPTGVGKTEVARSLAEVMGIELIRFDMSEYMERHTVSRLIGAPPGYVGFDQAGLLTDAVTRTPHAVLLLDEVEKAHPDVFNLLLQVMDYGKLTDNNGKHADFRNVVLVMTSNVGAEELSRRRAGFTPGTTGGDDERAFERTFPPEFRNRLDARIAFAPLSLPVMERIVDRLVGETSDRLAARSVNLILGEGARAWLAERGLDPLMGARPLARLIQDQILRPLGDEILFGSLEHGGTVTVKVEEGRLVLRSQPRRVDIVAGSGEEV is encoded by the coding sequence ATGTCGAGCCCCGCGCTACGCCCCGAGCTGGAAATCAGCCTGCACCTGGCCGTCCTGGAGGCGGCCCGCCGCGGGCACGCCTACGCCGGCCTGGAGCACCTGCTCTTCGCGCTTCTCCACGACGAGTCCACCGCCGCCGCCGTCTCCGCGGCGGGCGCCGACGTGGAGCGGCTGAAGCGGCGCGTCGACGGCTTCCTCGCCGAACAGGTGAAGGCCGCGCACGACGCCCCGCAGGACTCCGCCACCCCCACGCTCGCCTTCCGCCGCGTGGTGCAGCAGGCCGCGCTGCACGTGCTCCGCTCGGGCCGCGACGAGGTCACCGGCACCAACGTGCTGGTCGCCCTCTTCGCCGAGGACGAGTCCTTCGCCGTGCACTTCCTGCAGGAGGAAGGCGTCGACCGGCTGGCCATGATGCGCGCCGCCGCGCACGGCCCCGGCCGCCCCTCCACCGGCATCGCCCGCCGCGTCGAGGTCGGCGCGGACGACGAGGTGGCCGAGGAAGACGAGGAGCGCAGCGAGCCCGGCGAGGCGCTGAAGCGCTTCACCCTCTCCCTCACCCGCCAGGCCGCGGAGGGGAAGCTCGACCCGCTGATCGGCAGGGAGAAGGAGATCGGCCGCGCCATCCACGTCCTGGCCCGCCGCCGCAAGAACAACCCGCTCTTCGTCGGCGACCCCGGCGTTGGCAAGACGGCGCTCGCGGAGGGGCTCGCGCTGAAGATCCACGGCGGCGACGTGCCCTCCATCCTGCGCCGCGCCGAGATCTACGCGCTGGACATGGGCGCCCTCCTCGCCGGCACGCGCTACCGCGGCGACTTCGAGGAGCGGCTGAAGGGCGTGCTGGCCGAGCTGCAGGAGCGCGAGGGCGCCATCCTCTTCATCGACGAGATCCACACCATCGTCGGCGCGGGAAGCACCTCGGGCGGCAGCATGGACGCATCCAACCTGCTGAAGCCCGCGCTGGCCGCGGGGCTGCGCTGCATCGGGTCGACCACGTACGAGGAGCACCGCTCGCACTTCGAGAAGGACCGCGCCCTCGCCCGCCGCTTCCAGAAGATCGACGTCCCCGAGCCCTCGGCCGAGGAGACGGTGCGCATCCTGGACGGGCTCCGCGGCCGCTACGAGGAGTTCCACCGCGTCCGCTACACGCCCGAGTCCGTCCGCGCCGCCGCCGAGCTGTCCGCGCGCTACCTGCACGACCGCCGGCTGCCGGACAAGGCCATCGACGTCCTCGACGAGGCAGGCGCCGACGTCCGGCTCTCCACGACGGACGAGGGCGATAACTGGCCGTCCGTGGGCGAGGAGGTGGTGGAGCGCATCCTGGCCTCCATGGCGCAGATCCCCCCCAAGACCGTGGCGGGGAGCGACCGCGAGCGGCTGCGGACGCTGGAGGCGGAGCTGAAGCGCCGCGTCTTCGGGCAGGACGCCGCGCTGGAGCAGCTGGCCGCCGCCATCAAGCTTTCCCGCGCGGGGCTCCGCGAGCCGCGCAAGCCGATCGGCTCCTTCCTCTTCACCGGGCCCACGGGGGTGGGGAAGACGGAGGTCGCCCGCTCGCTGGCCGAGGTGATGGGGATCGAGCTGATCCGCTTCGACATGAGCGAGTACATGGAGCGCCACACCGTCTCGCGGCTGATCGGCGCGCCACCGGGATACGTGGGCTTCGACCAGGCCGGGCTCCTCACCGACGCCGTCACCCGCACCCCGCACGCCGTCCTTCTGCTCGACGAGGTGGAGAAGGCGCACCCCGACGTCTTCAACCTGCTGCTGCAGGTGATGGACTACGGGAAGCTGACCGACAACAACGGAAAGCACGCCGACTTCCGCAACGTGGTCCTGGTGATGACCAGCAACGTGGGTGCCGAGGAGCTCTCGCGCCGCCGCGCCGGCTTCACCCCCGGCACCACGGGTGGGGATGACGAGCGGGCGTTCGAGCGCACCTTCCCCCCCGAGTTCCGCAACCGGCTGGACGCCCGCATCGCCTTCGCCCCGCTGTCGCTGCCGGTGATGGAGCGCATCGTCGACCGCCTGGTCGGCGAGACGAGTGACCGGCTGGCCGCCCGGAGCGTCAATCTGATACTGGGCGAGGGAGCACGGGCCTGGCTGGCCGAGCGGGGACTGGATCCGCTGATGGGTGCCCGCCCGCTCGCGCGCCTGATCCAGGACCAGATCCTGCGCCCCCTCGGCGACGAGATCCTCTTCGGCAGCCTCGAGCACGGGGGGACGGTTACGGTGAAGGTGGAGGAGGGCCGCCTTGTGCTCCGCTCCCAGCCCCGCCGCGTGGACATAGTTGCCGGAAGCGGCGAAGAAGTGTAG